In Chromatiales bacterium, the genomic stretch CTATTCGGAACCGGTCGATCAGGGCAACGAGTTTTTCCCGCCGTCCAGTTTTCAGGTCGTGAAGCTCGAAAGCATCGGCGATGCGGTCAACACCACTCCCGGTACGCTCAGTGCGCGCTTCAATTTCCGCTATTCAACCGTGTGGACACACCAGCGTCTCAGCGCACACATCGAAAAACTGTTTGCCGAATCCGGCATGAAATACACGCTGGACTGGCACCTGTCAGGCGAGCCGTTCCTGACACCGCCGGGCCAGCTCACCGACTCGGTCAGCGCAGCCATCACCAGCATCACCGGCATCACGCCAATACTGTCTACCGGCGGGGGAACATCGGACGGAAGGTTCATCGCGCCGAGCGGCGCTCATGTCATCGAGTTCGGCGCGGTCAACACGACGATCCACAAACCGAACGAACAGGTACCGGTCGCCGATATCGGCACCATGCGCGAGGTCTACCGGGAAATTTGCGCTCGGCTGCTGGGCCAGCCATAAGACGGGCCGGGCCTCAGCCGGTGCGTAGTGGCCAGCCTTTGCCACGCCAGTTCAGCACGACACCGCAGCTTCCGAGTACGGCCAGCGCAATCAGCACCCAGCCGGGCATGCTCAGGCCAAACAGCGTCCAGTCGACCTTGGCACACTCGCCGGAACCGGACAGCACCGTCATCAGCATCTCGCCGACCGGAAACGCCTCCAGCATGAAGTCCAGGCCCGGACCGCAGGCCGGCACCCGGTCGGGTGGCAAGGCCTGCAACCATAATTGCCGGCCGGCGACACCGCTGCCAGCCAGCGCCGTCAGGCCGATCAGGATCGCGTAGAAACGCCGCATCCGTGGTCCGGCGTCGTGTACGGCAGCGATCAGAAACAGGAGCCCGAGACAGATCACCGCAACACGCTGGAAGATACACAGCGGACAGGGCTCAAGGCCCAGCACCTGCTGCGCATACAAGGCAAAGACGATCAGCGCGGAACAGACCAGGAACCCGACCGTGTTTGCACCCCGCACCGTACTGAAGATATTCATGCCGCCGATCCTGTCACCCGTCCGGGAAATACCATCACAAACTGAACCCGGGCACTCACGATGTTACCCGGTCGCGCAGATAATTCGGCAGTGCGAGTGCCGGCGCAAGCGTCTGGCCGCGCAGGAACTTCGGCCAGGCCAGTGCGGCAACATCGGCCGCCGACGGCCGCAACTCCGCATCCAGCCCGGTCAGCACACCGGCAAACCGTTCACGCAATCCCGGATATGCAAGCCAGCCGGGCCCGGCCGCAAAGCATGAGGACAAGCTGGTACAGCTGATTTCCTCCGGCTGCACCAGCACATCATCCTGCAGGCTGCGCACACCAAACTCGTCGTCCGCTGCATAGACTGCAAAATAGACCTGCCCCATCCGCGCATCCAGACAACAGGCAACCGGGTGCCCCGCGGAAGCCCGGAATCCGGCCATCGCCAATGCGGCCAGCGTCGACACCGGTACCACAGGCAACTGCCGCGCAAAACCAAGAGCCTGCACCAGTGCTGCCGCGACCCGCACTCCCGTAAAGCTCCCGGGTCCGGCGCCAAAGGCCAGACAATCAAGCTGATCCAGGCTGGTGCCTGTTTCTTCAAGCAGTTCCTGAAGCCAGGTGTAGATCGCACGAGATGGCGTCTGCAGACCCTCCGCCACACGTACGGCGATCTGCGTTCCGTGTACCAGCGCGAGGCTCGGGAAGTCGGTGGCCGTCTCGACAGCCAGGCAGCAAAAATGCGGATCCTTCACTGCCCTGCTTTCAAACAGCCATACATTCAGGTAACCGGAACGGTCGGGGAACAGATGTGGGTCAGTATAGGCGATCCCTGATCTGTATAATCGCCCACCAATCCCGCCTGCCGCCTCCTTGCCGGCGCGATTACTTCACAATAATCAAGGATATGTGATGACCACAAGTAATACCGCATTGCGCGGCTGGGTGGACTCGGTTGCTGCCCTGACGAAGCCGGCAAGAATTCACTGGTGCGACGGATCGGAGGCCGAATATCTCGGCCTGATCGCGGAGATGCAAAAGACCGGCGACCTCGTCGCCCTCAACCAGAAAACCTATCCGAACTGCTATTTGCATCGCTCCAACCCTTCAGACGTGGCGCGCGTCGAACACCTGACCTTTGTCTGCACCACAGACCGCGACAATGCCGGCCCCAACAACAACTGGATGGCTCCCGATCAGGCCCATCAGAAAATGGATGGCTTGTTCGCCGGCGCAATGCAGGGGCGGACGCTGTACGTGATCCCCTACTGCATGGGTCCGATAGATTCCCCCTATTCCCGCTGTGGCGTGGAGATTACCGACAGCGCCTACGTCGCCGCCAACATGCAACTCATGACGCGCATGGGCAAGGCCGCCCTTGAGCGCATTGAGCGCGAAGGAACATTTGTACGCGGGCTGCACTCGACCGGTGACCTGGACCCGAACCGCCGCTTCATCATGCATTTTCCGGAAGAGCTGCTGATCCAGAGCATCGGCTCGGGTTACGGTGGCAATGCGCTGCTCGGCAAGAAATGCCACGCGCTGCGCATCGCCAGCTGGCAGGCCCGCCAGGAAGGCTGGCTTGCAGAACACATGCTGCTGGTCGAGATCGAGAATCCGGCTGGCGAGCGCTACTACATCGGCGCCGCCTTTCCTTCAGCCTGTGGCAAAACCAATCTTGCAATGCTCATACCGCCGCAATCGATGGCTGGCTGGAAGGTACGCACGCTGGGCGATGACATCGCGTGGCTGCACCTCGACGACGAAGGCCAGCTTCGTGCTATCAACCCGGAAGCGGGCTACTTCGGCGTGGTACCGGGCACCGGGCCGACCACCAATCGCAACGCCTACGACATGATCCGGCACGACACGATTTATACCAACGTCGCGATGACCGCCGACAAGGAGCCCTGGTGGGAAGGCAAGGGTGATGGCAAGCCGGCCTTCGACTGGCAAGGCCGCCCTTACGATGCGAAGAATGGCCCGGCAGCGCACCCGAATTCCAGATTCACGGTATCGGCACGACAGGGTTCGAGTTACTCGCCGCTTGCAGACGACCCCAAAGGCGTGCCCATCAGCGCGATCGTCTTCGGTGGCCGTCGCCGCGAACTGGCGCCACTGGTCTATCAGGGAAAGAGCTGGCGTCATGGCGTATTGATGGGCGCGGGCGTCGCTTCCGAAACCACCGCAGCGGCCACGGGTGCGGTCGGTGTGACCCGGCGTGACCCGATGGCCATGAAGCCCTTCTGCGGCTACAACTTCGGTGACTACTGGAAGCACTGGCTGAGCTTTGAAAAGCGCGCCAGGAAGCTGCCAGCGGTATTCCACGTGAACTGGTTCCGGCAGGACGACAGCGGACATTTCCTGTGGCCGGGCTTTGGCGACAACCTGCGCGTCATTCAGTGGATAACGGAACGCTGTTCAGGCAAGGTCGGCGCGCGCGAGACACCGATCGGTTTCCTGCCGCACAGCGCGGATATCGACAGCCGCGGCCTTGAGCTCAGGCCGGGTGCGCTCGACGCGCTGCTAAAGGTCGATGCCGCCCAGTGGCGGGCAGAGATGGCGTCCATTGAGAACTACATGAAGGAATTCGGTGAGCGGCTGCCGGCAGAATTGCTGGAAGAGCATCGCCGGGTGGTCAGGGATCTCGGCTGAGTGACAGACCGGCTTTGGCATGCGGGCGCAAGGCCCGCATCCGCTCTCAGCTTTCCACGCTGTATTCGATGGCCAGCGGTGTTCCGCGGGAAGCGACGCGCCCCATGCTGATCACGCCGCTGCCGGTCAGGACCGCACTGTCGCGACGCAGGTAGATCTCTTCCTTGCCATCCTGCTGAATGAAAGTCCCGTTCGTGCTTTCATCCACGAGTACAAACCTGTTTCTCGCCGCGTCCACGCGTGCGTGTATCCGCGAAATCAGGTTTCCCTTTATGACCACATCGTTTTCGTCGGCCCGGCCCATAGTGACGGTCGCCTTGCCCTCGTCACCAACGATGACTTCCTGATCACGAAAACGAAGATACAGGCGCGCATTGGTCACCGGCACCCGGTGGGCCGGATCAATCGACGGCAGCATGTTGGTTGCCTCTTCAGGCTGCCAAAGCACCTCGAATACAGCGACTTCGTCGGACTGCCCCTTGGGTGTGGCAACGTCAATCTGGCGCACCAGCGCCTTCCATTGCGGACTCAACTGCTCCACTACAGCGCTCGTCGTGAGAATCTGTCCCGCCTTCGCCTGCGATGTCATGCTGTTGGCGGTATGAACCGCAACACCGGAAATATCCCGCTCCTCAACCTGAACCGCCCCGTAGTGACAGCCGATGCGGATCGCAACATGCGTGCCCTGCGCGTCGATGCGCACCGTATTGCTGATGCGCTGCTGCATCTGGTTGGCCGCATTCAGGGCGTCGTCTGCAGACGGAAAGGTTGACATGGCTTCGTCGCCCATGGTCTTGATGACCGTGCCGCCGAAGTTCTCAGTGGCCTGCTTCATCACCTGCAGACACTGCTGGACCGTCTCGCGGGCTCGTTCGTCGCCGAGCTTCTCGTATAGCTGGGTGCTGCCGACCACGTCTGCAAACAGTATCGAAAGCTTCTTTTCGGCAGCTGCAGTCACACGTCACCCGGAACGCAATATGTCAAACGGCTGCAGGCAGTATATGCCATGACATGCCCGGCCAGACCAGTGTCCGGACCCGGGGGCGCCACATCAATACTCCGCCACGAGATAGGCCACCCAGCCGGCATCCGCATCACCTTTCGCTTCAGGTGTGAACTCCCCGTTACCGCGACCATCCTTCGCAGTTCCTTCCCACCAGACAGTGGTCTTCGAGAATCCTGCCTCCCCCAGCAGCTCTGTCAACTCCGGCAATGACCACAGGCGCCAGTCATAGGTGAATGCCTTGTCTATCCGCGAACCATCCGGAAACCGGAATCCGATATGGCACAGCACTTCCGATGTGACGGGAAAGTATTTTTCCTGATGCCATACATAGGTGAAGCCGCGATGTGCGGTCGTTTCACGAAGCTCGCGATAGGCGTCGTATCCACCGTAGGCATCCAGAAAGAAAATACCATCCTTGACCAGCGAACGCCGGACACGGCGGAAATACCGCAGCATCTGTGCACGTGTCTTGAAGATCCAGTAACTGAAATTGAAGGCAGCGACCGCATCGAAGCCTGTGGCACGGACTTTGGTGACGTCGGCCTGAAGCAACTCAAGCCGCCCCCGCTCCGAGGGCTTGAGCCGGTCGACATTTCGCTTCCGCCCCCAGTCCAGTACGGCCGCATCCAGATCAACGCCCGTCGCATGCATGGACCGACCCAGACTCACCCACTGGCAGGCCACGCTTGCCGTACCGCAAAAATCCTCACGCAGCTTGTGTGGCGACCGGCCACGGACCTGCCGGAAAGTATCCACGACAAACTCGCATTCCGACTCGGCACACTGTACAGCCTTCTCGTAATACTCATGCAGGTCTGCATTCTGGGCGATGCTTTGCTTGCCCGTATTTCTCCGCTCCGCCATCCGTGATCAACTCCTGTATGTCAAAAACCCGCATCATCGCCGGTCACCATCTTCAAGGACTCAAGCAGCAACTCCGGCCCCGCATCAACCGCACAGCCCCGGGTACTGAGAAAGCGACGCCATGCCCGCGCACCCGGCTGGCCATGATACAGGCCCAACATGTGACGAGTGATGTGGTGCAGGCGAACGCGCTCGCCTGTCTCCTGTCGCGCATAGCGTGCCATGGCGGCGACAACATCCCCCCGTGACGGCGGTTGCCACATGCCAGTCCGGTCAAGGACACCCGTCTCGACTGCCGTGAGCCAATAGGGATCTGCGTAGGCCTTGCGGCCGATCATCACACCGTCCACACCCGCTGCCAGGTGCGTCCTGATCGCAGCCAGGGTATCGATACCGCCATTCAGGATAATCCGCAAATCAGGAAAATCCGCCTTGAGACGGTACACCGTCGCATACAGCAA encodes the following:
- a CDS encoding disulfide bond formation protein B, translated to MNIFSTVRGANTVGFLVCSALIVFALYAQQVLGLEPCPLCIFQRVAVICLGLLFLIAAVHDAGPRMRRFYAILIGLTALAGSGVAGRQLWLQALPPDRVPACGPGLDFMLEAFPVGEMLMTVLSGSGECAKVDWTLFGLSMPGWVLIALAVLGSCGVVLNWRGKGWPLRTG
- the tsaB gene encoding tRNA (adenosine(37)-N6)-threonylcarbamoyltransferase complex dimerization subunit type 1 TsaB codes for the protein MKDPHFCCLAVETATDFPSLALVHGTQIAVRVAEGLQTPSRAIYTWLQELLEETGTSLDQLDCLAFGAGPGSFTGVRVAAALVQALGFARQLPVVPVSTLAALAMAGFRASAGHPVACCLDARMGQVYFAVYAADDEFGVRSLQDDVLVQPEEISCTSLSSCFAAGPGWLAYPGLRERFAGVLTGLDAELRPSAADVAALAWPKFLRGQTLAPALALPNYLRDRVTS
- a CDS encoding phosphoenolpyruvate carboxykinase (GTP), with amino-acid sequence MTTSNTALRGWVDSVAALTKPARIHWCDGSEAEYLGLIAEMQKTGDLVALNQKTYPNCYLHRSNPSDVARVEHLTFVCTTDRDNAGPNNNWMAPDQAHQKMDGLFAGAMQGRTLYVIPYCMGPIDSPYSRCGVEITDSAYVAANMQLMTRMGKAALERIEREGTFVRGLHSTGDLDPNRRFIMHFPEELLIQSIGSGYGGNALLGKKCHALRIASWQARQEGWLAEHMLLVEIENPAGERYYIGAAFPSACGKTNLAMLIPPQSMAGWKVRTLGDDIAWLHLDDEGQLRAINPEAGYFGVVPGTGPTTNRNAYDMIRHDTIYTNVAMTADKEPWWEGKGDGKPAFDWQGRPYDAKNGPAAHPNSRFTVSARQGSSYSPLADDPKGVPISAIVFGGRRRELAPLVYQGKSWRHGVLMGAGVASETTAAATGAVGVTRRDPMAMKPFCGYNFGDYWKHWLSFEKRARKLPAVFHVNWFRQDDSGHFLWPGFGDNLRVIQWITERCSGKVGARETPIGFLPHSADIDSRGLELRPGALDALLKVDAAQWRAEMASIENYMKEFGERLPAELLEEHRRVVRDLG
- a CDS encoding adenylate/guanylate cyclase domain-containing protein, whose product is MTAAAEKKLSILFADVVGSTQLYEKLGDERARETVQQCLQVMKQATENFGGTVIKTMGDEAMSTFPSADDALNAANQMQQRISNTVRIDAQGTHVAIRIGCHYGAVQVEERDISGVAVHTANSMTSQAKAGQILTTSAVVEQLSPQWKALVRQIDVATPKGQSDEVAVFEVLWQPEEATNMLPSIDPAHRVPVTNARLYLRFRDQEVIVGDEGKATVTMGRADENDVVIKGNLISRIHARVDAARNRFVLVDESTNGTFIQQDGKEEIYLRRDSAVLTGSGVISMGRVASRGTPLAIEYSVES
- a CDS encoding class I SAM-dependent methyltransferase yields the protein MAERRNTGKQSIAQNADLHEYYEKAVQCAESECEFVVDTFRQVRGRSPHKLREDFCGTASVACQWVSLGRSMHATGVDLDAAVLDWGRKRNVDRLKPSERGRLELLQADVTKVRATGFDAVAAFNFSYWIFKTRAQMLRYFRRVRRSLVKDGIFFLDAYGGYDAYRELRETTAHRGFTYVWHQEKYFPVTSEVLCHIGFRFPDGSRIDKAFTYDWRLWSLPELTELLGEAGFSKTTVWWEGTAKDGRGNGEFTPEAKGDADAGWVAYLVAEY